The Caldicellulosiruptor obsidiansis OB47 genome segment TTGTACCATACTTCGATACTGTCTTCGGAAGATTGCCTTCTTTTAACCACTTCTCAATATTCTTGCCCACCATCCCTGGTATCATCAATGCTCTTCCCATACAAACAGCTTTTACATATGGTGCACCCATTGCAATTGCCTTGAACACTCCATCTTCTGTTGAAAAACCACCTGCAATTGCAAGGTCAGGAACTCTGAAACCTTTCTTTGTAAGTTTTTCAGCAAACTGATATGCCAGAGCTTCCAAGTAAAATGTTGGAATCCCCCACTCGTTCATCATTGGCCACGGGCTCATGCCTGTACCACCCGGTGCACCATCAATTGTTATTAAATCAAGTTTTGCCTCAGCACCAAATCTTAGTGCCATAGCAAGCTCTACAGCTGAGTATGCACCTGTTTTGAGTGTTATCCTCTTAAATCCAAGTTTTCTTAGTCTTTCTATTTCTTTTAGGAAGCTTTCTTTTTCTACAAATCCAAGCCTGGAATGTCTCTCAAATTCTCTTATTGCACCTCTTTTAAATGCTTCCTGAACATCTTTTTGGGTTGGGTCTGGCAGCACAACATATCCTCTCTTTTTGAGCTCTAAAGCTCTTTCTAAGCTTTTTACCTTTATCTCACCACCAATACATTTTGCACCCTGTCCCCATTTAAGTTCTATTGTATCAAGTCCATGCTTTTCAATAACATATTCTGCAACACCAAGGCGAGTATCTTCAACATTCATCTGGACTAAAATCTCGCCCCAACCTTCATGAAATCTTTTATAAGTATTTATTCTCCTATCCATCTCAGGAGAATTTTTTACCTTGCCATCTGATGTAAGTTCAAGCTCAGGATCAACTCCACAGACATTCTCACCACAAACAA includes the following:
- a CDS encoding FMN-binding glutamate synthase family protein, which encodes MNLRRPNANEATGTFNRSKDVVPMSGLCTRCVDGCQGNCEIFLASFRGREVLYPGPFGEVTAGADKNYPVDYSHLNIQGYAVGAKGLPEGVEPNPDTAIFPNVDTTTEYGWEKKVKMKVPVFTGALGSTEIARKNWEHFAVGAAISGITLVCGENVCGVDPELELTSDGKVKNSPEMDRRINTYKRFHEGWGEILVQMNVEDTRLGVAEYVIEKHGLDTIELKWGQGAKCIGGEIKVKSLERALELKKRGYVVLPDPTQKDVQEAFKRGAIREFERHSRLGFVEKESFLKEIERLRKLGFKRITLKTGAYSAVELAMALRFGAEAKLDLITIDGAPGGTGMSPWPMMNEWGIPTFYLEALAYQFAEKLTKKGFRVPDLAIAGGFSTEDGVFKAIAMGAPYVKAVCMGRALMIPGMVGKNIEKWLKEGNLPKTVSKYGTTPEEIFITYEELREKYGDEIKNIPLGAIGIYTFVQKFKTGLQQLMAGSRNFRISTISRKDLIALTEDAAKVSGIPYVMDAYREEAERILEE